The DNA window ACAGGAATGTCCTGGGAGAGAGGAATCTTCACCTGTTCCACCATCTTCATGGCATAGAATTCGGATGCAGCGGCAAAAATGTCGGTTTTAGATTTAAAATAGCGGTAGCAGAGTCCGGGGGAAACATTCATCCTGTCCGTAATATCCTGGACATTTAAATCATGATATCCCTTCTCCGCCAGAAGTTCCAAAGCCGTCTCGATAATTTCCTGTTTCCGTTCCCCGGGATCCTTGGAAATGCGGGGACTCCGCGGACTGTTGCGCGCCCTCCGGACCCCTCTGTCCCCCGGATCATCTGAATATCTCATAAACCTACCTCCATAGCAATTTCGATGAGTGAATAAACTCATTATCATCTAAATTCTCCTCCATGTCAAGCAGCCCAAAGCAAAACCTACCCTGCCGTCCTTACCGTTTTCCGGAGTATTTCTTCCTTAATAAAAGGAGGTCTGTTACTGGAGACGGTGTTTAGGACTTCCGCTACGCTCCATTCACAAAAAACACCTCGCGGAATGCTGCCTGTGAACGGTAACGGAGGTTCAACTAAAATCGCTTAAGTAAAATAAGTTGCTTTTATATGCAGGATATATTATGATAGAAATGATTTTGCCGTTTAAAGCGGCATAGTAAGCCCGTCTGTTCCGGCAGGCATGGATACCGCAGATATTCTAGCCGGATAAGAGCCAGACCGGCAGATGCGCTCACACGGTGAAAAGCGCAGTTACAGTTTTTTCGCCGTAACCAATGATGAAAGGCCCGCATCACGGATTTTCCACCATAACAACGAGGAGGTTTATTTCATGAGTCACAAAAATGGTAATTTCAGCAGTTCGCTGGGTTTTGTCCTGGCCTGCGTGGGGTCCGCGGTGGGCCTGGGTAATATATGGATGTTTCCATACCGTCTGGGCCAGTTCGGAGGAGCGGCCTTCCTGGTTCCCTATATCTTTTTCATCTGCCTGTTCGGCCTGACCGGCCTGTCGGCGGAGTTTGCCATCGGGAGAAGGGCAAAGACAGGAACGCTTGGTTCTTATGAATATTGCTGGGCTCACAGGGGGCAGGGGAAAGCGGGGCGTCTGCTCGGCTGGATTCCGCTCCTTGGTTCTCTGGGAATCGCCATTGGATATTCAATTATTATCGGCTGGGTGCTCCGTTCCCTGGGCGGTTCCCTGTCCGGCGCCATTCTTTCGGAGGAGTCGGCCGCATATTTTGCACAGGCTACGGGCAGCTTTGGAAGTCTGCCGTGGCATCTGGCGGTAGTACTGATTACGGTCGTGATCCTGATTACGGGCTCTGTTACACAGATAGAGCGTGCAAACCGCGTGATGATGCCCATTTTCTTCGTGCTTTTTACCGTCCTGGCGGTCAGGGTGTTTTTCCTGCCGGGCGCATCCGCAGGCTACCGCTTTCTCTTTGTGCCGAAGTGGGAGCGTCTGAAGGATGTCAATACCTGGGTTATGGCCATGGGACAGGCATTTTTTTCGCTGTCCATCACGGGGTCAGGAATGATCGTATACGGTTCCTACCTTAATAAAAATGCCGATATCGTGGGCGCGTCGCTGCGCACGGCGATGTTTGACACGGTGGCGGCTCTTCTTGCAGCCCTGGCCATCATGCCGGCCGTATTTGCATTCGGCATTGAGCCGGGAGCCGGTCCATCGCTGATGTTTATCACGATTCCGAAGATTTTCGCACAGATGCCGATGGGGCAAATTTTTGCCGTGATTTTCTTCCTTTCCGTGGTATTTGCAGGAATCACTTCTTTAATTAATATGTTTGAAGCAGTAATTGAAAGTATCCAGCATCGGTTTGAGGTTCCAAGAAAACTTGCGGTGCTTCTGTGCGGCGTGATTTGTTTTGGTGTCGGCGTATTCCTGGAAGCGGAGCCTTCTGTCGGAAGCTGGATGGATTTCATCACCATCATGGTGGTTCCGTTTGGGGCGGTGCTCGGCGCGGTTTCCATTTATTACATTCTGGGATACAAAGAAATCAGGAAAGAAATGGAGGCGGGAAGAGGAAAAAAACTGCCGTCCCTGTTCGGTAAAATTGCCTGCGGACTCTATGTGCCGCTTACAATTATCGTATTTATCCTGGGTATCATTTACAAGGGAATTGGTTGATAAAAAGGGGCTTCACGTCAATTTTTGTCGAATATTATCGGCCGAATTAGTTTGATTTTTAGGGGATCAGGACTTAAAATGAAGATATATCGAGGAAGCATTTACAAACATCCTTGTCTGTAAGCGCGCCCGCGATTGCTGGCATCGGATATCTGGAGTTTAAGACTGTATTCCTGGATTGAGGGTCTGGAATACCGGTTTGTGCAAATATTTTTTACAACAATGACAACAATATCCTCTGACGGCGCCACAACTGAAGACAGCATCAACAAAAGGAGAGTAGGATATGGCAAATGCGAGAGAAGAATTGATCAGTAAAATCGAAAACGCAAGGGAACGGTTGAATAGAAGCATTGACACGGAGGATGAATATAAAGTGATTTATCAGTGCAGTGTGGAGCTTGATCAGTTATTAAATCAATATGTTGTAGCCGGTTACTAAGTGAATTACATATGTAGAAGTACATGAAAAAGGGTGGTAAGATTCCCAGATCTTACCACCCCTTTTCTGTATTTTTTTATAAATATTTCTTGCTATTTCCTTACATATGTACTAGAATTAGAATACAAAGTGGTAGAAAGTGGTGGAAAGTGGTGCCAAATGGCGCCAGGTGGAAACGAAGTGGAGCACAATGGATGACAGGTGATTGCTATGTTCATGGGTGAATACAATCATACAATCGATGCGAAGGGGAGGTTAATTATCCCCTCCAAATTCAGGGAACAGCTGGGAGACGAATTTGTCGTGACAAAGGGTTTAGACGGCTGTCTCTTTGTGTATGATAATTCTGAGTGGAAAAACTTCGAAGAAAAGCTCCAGTCACTGCCGCTTACGAATACAAATGCCAGAAAGTTCTCACGTTTTTTCCTGGCCGGAGCTTCCGCCTGTGAG is part of the [Clostridium] symbiosum genome and encodes:
- a CDS encoding sodium-dependent transporter, producing the protein MSHKNGNFSSSLGFVLACVGSAVGLGNIWMFPYRLGQFGGAAFLVPYIFFICLFGLTGLSAEFAIGRRAKTGTLGSYEYCWAHRGQGKAGRLLGWIPLLGSLGIAIGYSIIIGWVLRSLGGSLSGAILSEESAAYFAQATGSFGSLPWHLAVVLITVVILITGSVTQIERANRVMMPIFFVLFTVLAVRVFFLPGASAGYRFLFVPKWERLKDVNTWVMAMGQAFFSLSITGSGMIVYGSYLNKNADIVGASLRTAMFDTVAALLAALAIMPAVFAFGIEPGAGPSLMFITIPKIFAQMPMGQIFAVIFFLSVVFAGITSLINMFEAVIESIQHRFEVPRKLAVLLCGVICFGVGVFLEAEPSVGSWMDFITIMVVPFGAVLGAVSIYYILGYKEIRKEMEAGRGKKLPSLFGKIACGLYVPLTIIVFILGIIYKGIG
- a CDS encoding aspartyl-phosphate phosphatase Spo0E family protein, whose translation is MANAREELISKIENARERLNRSIDTEDEYKVIYQCSVELDQLLNQYVVAGY
- the mraZ gene encoding division/cell wall cluster transcriptional repressor MraZ, giving the protein MFMGEYNHTIDAKGRLIIPSKFREQLGDEFVVTKGLDGCLFVYDNSEWKNFEEKLQSLPLTNTNARKFSRFFLAGASACEVDKQGRILLPAVLREFANLEKEVVLVGVGSRIEIWNKATWTEKNVYDDMDEIAENMEGLGI